From a single Deinococcus humi genomic region:
- a CDS encoding tyrosine-type recombinase/integrase, producing the protein MTGEALVLASRWANAANRRREGLRAAHEQNAGALSDLLVTYMRLKSSRGARVSQLTLEHYCESVRRFLIFTGPPESPERALNQLNAEDFEVWLLTMQQTGLSTSSIKRHLYGVRNLMKALVWAGAIASDPTAGVRPPSDTTPAHAKKQALSVAQYADLLALPAALHLTDTLRAHRDVLLLELGGSVGLRAAELVGLNMDDIDLGGRHLRIRGKGGKQRTIPITTQIERRLRAWIVSRSALSGEKLKTDALLVSLTGRNYGGRLTTKGGRDIAAFYYRALGLSPELWGLHTLRRTAGTHLYRATRDLHVVADVLGHSSVNTSAIYAKMDTEVRREAMEAMERLRDPQE; encoded by the coding sequence GTGACAGGTGAGGCGCTAGTTTTAGCTTCTCGTTGGGCAAACGCCGCCAACCGTCGGCGTGAAGGCCTGAGGGCAGCGCATGAGCAAAATGCTGGTGCGCTATCCGATTTGCTTGTAACGTATATGCGTCTCAAATCCAGCCGAGGCGCGCGGGTCAGCCAACTGACACTGGAACACTACTGTGAATCGGTCAGACGCTTTCTGATTTTTACTGGACCCCCCGAATCGCCTGAGCGGGCTCTGAATCAGCTCAACGCTGAGGACTTTGAGGTCTGGCTCCTGACTATGCAGCAGACTGGTCTGTCAACCTCAAGCATCAAGCGCCACCTTTACGGTGTGAGAAACTTGATGAAGGCGCTGGTCTGGGCTGGAGCGATCGCTAGTGATCCCACTGCTGGGGTGAGACCTCCTAGCGACACGACGCCTGCACACGCTAAGAAGCAGGCCCTTTCTGTCGCACAGTACGCGGACTTGCTGGCGCTGCCAGCTGCTCTGCACCTCACAGACACACTCCGCGCCCACCGCGACGTCCTCCTCCTCGAACTCGGCGGTAGCGTCGGCCTGCGTGCTGCAGAGTTGGTCGGTTTAAATATGGATGACATAGACCTCGGCGGGCGCCACTTACGAATTCGCGGCAAAGGCGGCAAACAGCGCACGATACCTATCACTACCCAAATCGAGCGCAGGCTACGAGCTTGGATCGTTTCCCGGTCTGCGCTCTCAGGAGAAAAGCTAAAAACCGATGCCCTCTTGGTTTCATTGACCGGACGCAACTATGGCGGGCGGCTGACAACCAAAGGCGGACGCGATATCGCCGCCTTTTATTACCGGGCACTTGGTCTGTCTCCAGAATTGTGGGGGCTTCACACCCTCAGACGCACGGCAGGCACCCACCTGTACCGCGCCACCCGTGACCTCCATGTCGTTGCGGACGTGCTGGGCCACTCATCCGTTAATACCTCGGCCATCTACGCCAAAATGGACACGGAGGTCAGGCGGGAGGCAATGGAAGCGATGGAACGTCTGCGCGATCCACAAGAGTAA
- a CDS encoding HNH endonuclease codes for MLETQGCRYCGLPNDGLGRGFQLDHVIPLSKGGAHDFGNIALCCEPCNRAKWNSTETEFLDWLRGAAQRLQTLSDT; via the coding sequence ATGCTGGAAACGCAAGGCTGCCGATACTGTGGCTTACCCAACGACGGTTTGGGACGAGGATTTCAGCTCGACCATGTCATCCCGTTGTCGAAAGGCGGCGCTCACGACTTTGGTAATATCGCGCTGTGTTGCGAACCTTGTAACCGCGCCAAATGGAATTCTACAGAAACTGAGTTTCTGGACTGGTTGCGCGGCGCGGCTCAGCGGTTACAGACTTTGTCAGATACATAG